From the Rhodanobacter soli genome, one window contains:
- the rlmN gene encoding 23S rRNA (adenine(2503)-C(2))-methyltransferase RlmN, whose protein sequence is MNQVVVNPPAQVNLLDFDRQGLRDFFTQIGEKPYRAEQVMKWIYHDLEDNFENMTDVGKALRAKLTEACYIGAPKTLLDKVATDGTHKWLLGMDSGNAIETVYIPEPTRGTLCVSSQIGCALNCSFCSTGAQGFNRNLSTAEIIGQVWVAAKYLGNVTHQNRRITNVVMMGMGEPLANFDNVLKAMRLMRDDLGFGLAAKRVTLSTAGMVPLIDQLSDAIDVSLAVSLHAANDELRTELMPINKRYPIAELLAACQRWIARKPRTSITFEYTLMKGINDQPEHARQLIKLMRKLPTCKVNLIPFNPFPGTQFKRSDADDIHAFQTQLLNAGVLTMLRRTRGDDIDAACGQLAGQVTDRTRRSADIRKRQDEGTLHAI, encoded by the coding sequence GTGAACCAGGTTGTCGTCAATCCACCTGCCCAGGTCAATCTGCTCGATTTCGATCGTCAGGGTTTGCGTGATTTCTTCACGCAGATCGGCGAGAAGCCGTATCGCGCCGAGCAGGTGATGAAGTGGATCTACCATGACCTGGAAGACAACTTCGAGAACATGACCGACGTGGGCAAGGCGCTGCGCGCCAAGCTCACCGAGGCCTGCTACATCGGCGCGCCGAAGACGCTGCTGGACAAGGTGGCCACCGACGGTACGCACAAGTGGCTGCTGGGCATGGACAGCGGCAACGCGATCGAGACGGTGTATATCCCCGAGCCGACCCGCGGCACCTTGTGCGTGTCCTCGCAGATCGGTTGTGCGCTGAACTGCAGCTTCTGCTCGACCGGCGCGCAGGGCTTCAACCGCAACCTGTCCACCGCCGAAATCATCGGCCAGGTATGGGTGGCGGCGAAGTACCTGGGCAATGTCACCCACCAGAACCGCCGCATCACCAACGTGGTGATGATGGGCATGGGTGAGCCGCTGGCGAATTTCGACAACGTGCTGAAGGCGATGCGCCTGATGCGCGACGACCTGGGCTTCGGCCTGGCGGCCAAGCGCGTCACGCTGTCCACCGCCGGCATGGTGCCGTTGATCGATCAGCTGTCGGATGCCATCGACGTGTCGCTGGCGGTGTCGCTGCACGCGGCCAACGACGAGCTGCGCACCGAGCTGATGCCGATCAACAAGCGCTACCCGATCGCCGAGCTGCTGGCCGCCTGCCAGCGCTGGATTGCGCGCAAGCCGCGTACCTCGATCACCTTCGAATACACCTTGATGAAGGGGATCAACGACCAGCCCGAGCACGCCCGCCAGCTGATCAAGCTGATGCGCAAGCTGCCGACGTGCAAGGTCAACCTGATCCCGTTCAATCCTTTCCCGGGCACCCAGTTCAAGCGCTCCGACGCTGACGACATCCACGCGTTCCAGACGCAGCTGCTGAATGCCGGGGTGCTGACCATGTTGCGGCGTACCCGCGGCGACGACATCGATGCGGCCTGCGGCCAGCTGGCCGGGCAGGTCACCGATCGCACCCGGCGCAGCGCCGACATACGCAAGCGGCAGGACGAGGGGACATTGCATGCGATTTGA
- the ndk gene encoding nucleoside-diphosphate kinase yields MALERTLSIIKPDAVAKNVIGEIYARFEKAGLKIVAARMKQLSRQEAEGFYAVHRERPFFKALVEFMISGPVMITALEGENAVLAHRDLMGATNPKEAAPGTIRADFADSIDANAVHGSDAADTAKVEIAYFFAATDVLSR; encoded by the coding sequence ATGGCGCTGGAGCGCACTCTTTCCATCATCAAGCCCGACGCCGTTGCCAAGAACGTCATCGGCGAAATCTATGCCCGTTTCGAGAAGGCCGGCCTGAAGATCGTGGCCGCGCGCATGAAGCAGCTGTCGCGCCAGGAAGCCGAAGGCTTCTACGCCGTGCATCGCGAGCGTCCGTTCTTCAAGGCACTGGTCGAGTTCATGATCTCGGGTCCGGTGATGATCACCGCGCTGGAAGGCGAGAACGCCGTGCTGGCCCATCGTGACCTGATGGGCGCCACCAACCCGAAGGAAGCCGCACCGGGCACGATCCGCGCCGACTTCGCCGACTCCATCGACGCCAATGCCGTGCATGGTTCCGATGCAGCGGATACCGCCAAGGTGGAGATTGCTTACTTCTTCGCCGCGACGGACGTACTTTCGCGTTGA
- the pilW gene encoding type IV pilus biogenesis/stability protein PilW, which translates to MRFDRVLIFCLLLPLAGCITTRTDSSSLGKSMPQSSKADQAEDAARIHTELGQRYMASGDLQTALEKLTKALQFDPSYAPAHTVIAVLYERINKLPEAEQHYRKAVALEPAKGAPNNNLGVFLCHTGKIAEASQYFQKAVADPFYQTPDVALTNAGVCQLRANDVAGAEASFRDAIARNPKNAEALFQLANTLYLNKDAFRARAFLQRFDALGQPTAASLKLGHDIETRLGNPEGALTYSKRLLSQFPDSEQAHALDTTASP; encoded by the coding sequence ATGCGATTTGACCGGGTACTGATCTTCTGCCTGCTGCTGCCACTGGCCGGCTGCATCACCACGCGTACCGACAGCAGTTCGCTGGGCAAGAGCATGCCGCAGTCCAGCAAGGCGGACCAGGCCGAAGATGCCGCCCGGATCCATACCGAACTGGGCCAGCGCTACATGGCCTCCGGCGACCTGCAGACGGCGCTGGAAAAGCTGACCAAGGCGCTGCAGTTCGACCCCAGCTACGCGCCGGCGCACACCGTGATCGCGGTGCTGTACGAGCGCATCAACAAGCTGCCCGAAGCCGAGCAGCATTACCGCAAGGCGGTGGCGCTGGAGCCGGCCAAGGGCGCGCCGAACAACAATCTCGGCGTCTTCCTGTGCCACACCGGGAAGATCGCCGAGGCGAGCCAGTATTTCCAGAAAGCCGTCGCCGATCCGTTCTACCAGACCCCCGACGTGGCGCTGACCAATGCCGGCGTCTGCCAGCTGCGCGCCAACGACGTTGCAGGGGCCGAAGCGAGTTTTCGTGACGCCATCGCAAGAAATCCCAAGAATGCGGAGGCACTCTTCCAGCTTGCGAATACGCTTTATCTGAATAAGGATGCATTTCGCGCCAGGGCTTTTCTCCAGCGGTTCGATGCGCTGGGCCAGCCGACTGCCGCGTCGCTCAAGCTAGGCCACGATATCGAAACCCGACTGGGCAACCCGGAAGGTGCCCTCACTTACAGCAAGCGATTGCTCAGCCAGTTCCCGGACTCGGAGCAGGCGCACGCCCTAGACACAACTGCCAGCCCATGA
- a CDS encoding 3-hydroxyacyl-CoA dehydrogenase/enoyl-CoA hydratase family protein — translation MTAASSPTSALRIRKAAVLGAGVMGAQIAAHLTNAGVETVLFDLPAKEGPKSGIAQKAIANLAKLSPAPLADKNLAAAIIPANYDDDLDHLKDVDLVIEAIAERMDWKLDLYKKIAGHLSKTAIIASNTSGLSINGLAEALPEEMRHRFSGVHFFNPPRYMHLVELIPTRLTDKNVLDGLEAFLTTTVGKGVVIAKDTPNFIGNRIGVFSMLATMHHTEQFKLGFDTVDALTGPAVGRPKSATYRTADVVGLDTMAHVIKTMADTLPDDPWHDYFKAPVWLAGLIEKGALGQKNGAGFYRKAGKDIVVLDVAKQDYRPSEQKASDEVAAILAIKDPAEKFGKLRASADPQAQFLWATFRDLFHYTAYHLADIADTARDVDFAIRWGYGWKLGPFETWQAAGWQQVAGWINEDIAAGKAMSKAPLPAWVTDGRKGVHGKDGSYSASANADKPRSQHPVYKRQLFPDPLIGEKFDQGTTVWENDGVRLWTLGDDGIGILSFKTKMNTVNDFVLDGVQHAIKLAEEKLKAVVIWQTGEPFSAGADLKGALGLLQAGKFDDFEKMVANFQRTSMAIKHSLVPVVAAVRGMAFGGGCEFQMHSARTVAALESYIGLVEAGVGLLPAGGGLHELAVRAAKANPSDPFEELKKVFETVAMAKVSPSAIEAKNMGLLRDSDVVVFNAYELLYVAKQVANGLAESGYRPPLPARAIPVAGDVGTATFKASLANLQAGYFASEHDVDIASRIADTLCGGVIERGSTVDEEWLLALERRHFVELAKTEKTQARIAHTMSTGKPLRN, via the coding sequence ATGACCGCTGCATCCTCACCCACATCAGCGCTGCGCATCCGCAAGGCCGCCGTGCTGGGCGCCGGTGTCATGGGCGCGCAGATCGCCGCGCACCTGACCAACGCCGGCGTCGAAACCGTGTTGTTCGACCTGCCCGCGAAGGAAGGCCCGAAAAGCGGCATCGCGCAGAAGGCCATCGCCAACCTGGCCAAGCTGTCGCCCGCCCCGCTGGCCGACAAGAACCTCGCCGCCGCGATCATCCCGGCCAATTACGACGACGACCTTGACCATCTGAAGGACGTCGATCTGGTGATCGAGGCGATCGCCGAGCGGATGGACTGGAAGCTCGACCTGTACAAGAAGATCGCCGGCCATCTGTCGAAGACGGCGATCATCGCCTCCAACACCTCCGGCCTGTCGATCAACGGCCTGGCCGAGGCGCTGCCGGAAGAAATGCGCCACCGCTTCTCCGGCGTGCACTTCTTCAACCCGCCGCGCTACATGCATCTGGTCGAACTGATCCCGACCCGGCTCACCGACAAGAACGTGCTGGACGGCCTCGAAGCCTTCCTCACCACCACCGTCGGCAAGGGCGTGGTGATCGCCAAGGACACCCCGAACTTCATCGGCAACCGCATCGGCGTGTTCTCGATGCTGGCCACCATGCACCACACCGAGCAGTTCAAGCTCGGCTTCGACACCGTCGACGCGCTGACCGGTCCGGCCGTCGGCCGCCCCAAGAGCGCCACCTACCGCACCGCCGACGTGGTCGGTCTGGACACCATGGCCCATGTCATCAAGACCATGGCCGACACCCTGCCCGACGATCCCTGGCACGACTACTTCAAGGCCCCGGTGTGGCTGGCCGGCCTGATCGAGAAAGGCGCACTGGGCCAGAAAAACGGCGCCGGCTTCTACAGGAAGGCCGGCAAGGACATCGTGGTTTTGGATGTTGCCAAGCAGGATTACCGCCCGTCCGAGCAGAAAGCCTCAGATGAAGTCGCGGCGATCCTGGCGATCAAGGATCCGGCCGAGAAGTTCGGCAAGCTGCGTGCGTCGGCTGATCCGCAGGCGCAGTTCCTGTGGGCCACCTTCCGCGACCTGTTCCACTACACCGCCTACCACCTGGCCGACATCGCCGACACCGCGCGCGACGTCGACTTCGCGATCCGCTGGGGCTACGGCTGGAAGCTCGGTCCGTTCGAGACCTGGCAGGCCGCCGGCTGGCAGCAGGTCGCCGGCTGGATCAACGAAGACATCGCCGCCGGCAAGGCGATGAGCAAGGCGCCGCTGCCGGCATGGGTTACCGATGGCCGTAAAGGCGTCCATGGCAAGGACGGTTCGTACTCGGCCAGCGCCAACGCCGACAAGCCGCGTTCGCAGCATCCAGTGTACAAACGCCAGCTGTTCCCCGATCCGCTGATCGGCGAGAAGTTCGACCAGGGCACCACCGTGTGGGAGAACGATGGCGTGCGCCTGTGGACGCTGGGCGACGACGGCATCGGCATCCTCTCGTTCAAGACCAAGATGAACACGGTCAACGACTTCGTGCTCGACGGCGTGCAGCATGCCATCAAGCTGGCCGAAGAGAAGCTCAAGGCCGTGGTGATCTGGCAGACCGGCGAGCCGTTCTCCGCCGGTGCGGATCTCAAGGGCGCGCTGGGCCTGCTGCAGGCCGGCAAGTTCGATGACTTCGAGAAGATGGTGGCCAACTTCCAGCGCACCAGCATGGCGATCAAGCACTCGCTGGTGCCGGTGGTGGCCGCGGTACGTGGCATGGCGTTCGGCGGTGGCTGCGAGTTCCAGATGCATTCGGCGCGCACCGTGGCGGCACTCGAAAGCTATATCGGCCTGGTCGAGGCCGGCGTGGGCCTGCTGCCGGCCGGTGGCGGCCTGCACGAGCTGGCCGTGCGCGCAGCCAAGGCCAACCCGAGCGACCCGTTCGAGGAATTGAAGAAGGTGTTCGAAACCGTGGCGATGGCCAAGGTCTCGCCCAGCGCGATCGAGGCCAAGAACATGGGCCTGCTGCGCGACAGCGACGTCGTGGTATTCAACGCCTACGAACTGCTCTACGTCGCCAAGCAGGTGGCCAATGGCTTGGCCGAAAGCGGCTATCGCCCGCCGCTGCCGGCGCGCGCGATCCCGGTCGCCGGCGACGTCGGTACCGCCACGTTCAAGGCCTCGCTGGCCAACCTGCAGGCCGGCTACTTCGCCTCCGAGCACGACGTGGACATCGCCTCGCGCATCGCCGACACCTTGTGTGGTGGCGTGATCGAACGCGGCTCGACGGTCGACGAGGAATGGCTGCTGGCGTTGGAGCGCAGGCATTTCGTGGAACTGGCGAAGACCGAAAAAACCCAGGCCCGCATCGCCCACACCATGAGCACCGGCAAACCGCTGCGTAATTAA
- a CDS encoding helix-turn-helix domain-containing protein translates to MTSMQPQSTEQGSSEPGLFGINLPNMDVSSTTPHTVSFGSRLHAAREAQGLDLEACAHTLKLPARVLRQLERDQYDGIDSKIYLGSYINKYGRHLGINEASIQVELDRIKQIEAPLVATGGISHSRFLLDRYATAATYVVLTAVIVVPMIWLGVRGTLDRDLSHLAPLDAAPVAQLETPATNTAAADGKAGDSIPKAPAAAMPQPEQDQPLLASMAPFPNLESASLAPAKPVAPVVSTGTSGHSLSLSLSAASWVEVTQADGTRLEYGLLAAGSSKTYHSDQPLDVRIGNASGAQVSIDGKSIGLDDFRRANVARFRMQTQDGTASATSF, encoded by the coding sequence ATGACCTCCATGCAACCTCAATCGACCGAGCAGGGTTCCAGCGAGCCCGGGCTGTTCGGTATCAATTTGCCCAACATGGACGTGTCGTCGACAACCCCTCACACGGTAAGTTTCGGCAGTCGCCTGCATGCGGCGCGTGAAGCCCAAGGCCTGGATCTGGAAGCCTGCGCACATACGCTGAAGTTGCCTGCCCGGGTGCTGCGCCAGCTCGAACGCGACCAGTACGATGGCATCGACTCCAAGATCTACCTGGGCAGCTACATCAACAAGTATGGCCGCCACCTGGGCATCAACGAGGCATCGATCCAGGTCGAACTCGATCGCATCAAGCAGATCGAAGCGCCGCTGGTAGCCACCGGCGGCATCTCGCATTCGCGTTTCCTGCTGGACCGGTACGCCACGGCCGCCACCTACGTCGTGCTGACCGCAGTGATCGTGGTGCCGATGATCTGGCTGGGCGTGCGCGGCACGCTGGATCGCGACCTCAGCCATCTCGCCCCGCTGGATGCCGCCCCGGTGGCCCAGCTGGAAACGCCTGCCACCAACACGGCAGCTGCCGACGGGAAGGCTGGTGATTCGATCCCGAAGGCGCCCGCTGCGGCCATGCCGCAGCCGGAACAGGACCAGCCGCTGCTGGCCTCGATGGCGCCATTCCCGAACCTGGAAAGCGCCAGCCTGGCGCCGGCCAAGCCGGTCGCACCGGTCGTGTCCACCGGCACCAGCGGCCACAGCCTGAGCCTCAGCCTCTCGGCGGCCAGTTGGGTCGAAGTGACCCAGGCCGACGGTACGCGGCTGGAATACGGCCTGCTCGCGGCCGGCAGCAGCAAGACCTATCACAGCGACCAGCCACTGGATGTGCGCATCGGCAATGCCAGCGGCGCGCAGGTCAGCATCGACGGCAAGTCGATCGGCCTGGACGATTTTCGGCGCGCCAACGTGGCGCGTTTCCGCATGCAGACGCAGGACGGCACGGCCTCCGCCACCAGCTTCTGA
- a CDS encoding TetR/AcrR family transcriptional regulator encodes MLKRSFEPARGRWMVPPVNSSGSTKERILGAAEVLFAQRGFDGASLRQLTTAAGVNLAAVNYHFGSKDKLVEEVFRRRLDALNERRLAALAKVAGAEDTTLEDVLEAFIRPALDLSHDDSGALFMRVLARAFAEHDDTLRQFLSANYGHVMRQFTAEFARLLPQLSKEELYWRIDLVTGALTHAMSGFGMIQRKSDVSEHTHREQTAQHLIRFAVAGLSHP; translated from the coding sequence ATGCTCAAACGATCGTTTGAACCGGCCCGTGGCCGATGGATGGTTCCGCCCGTGAACAGCTCCGGCTCAACCAAGGAACGGATACTCGGCGCCGCCGAGGTCCTGTTCGCCCAGCGTGGCTTCGACGGCGCCTCGCTGCGCCAGCTGACGACCGCCGCCGGGGTCAACCTGGCCGCGGTCAATTACCACTTCGGCTCCAAGGACAAACTGGTCGAGGAAGTGTTTCGGCGCCGGCTGGACGCGCTGAATGAACGCCGACTGGCGGCGCTCGCCAAGGTCGCCGGTGCCGAAGACACCACCCTCGAGGACGTGCTGGAGGCGTTCATCCGCCCCGCCCTGGATCTGTCGCACGACGACAGCGGCGCCTTGTTCATGCGTGTGCTGGCGCGGGCATTCGCCGAGCACGACGACACCCTGCGCCAGTTCCTGTCCGCGAACTACGGCCACGTGATGCGCCAGTTCACCGCCGAATTCGCGCGCCTGCTGCCGCAGCTGAGCAAGGAAGAGCTGTACTGGCGCATCGACCTGGTCACCGGCGCGTTGACCCACGCGATGTCCGGCTTCGGCATGATCCAGCGCAAGAGCGACGTCAGCGAGCACACCCATCGCGAGCAGACCGCGCAGCACCTGATCCGCTTCGCCGTCGCCGGCCTCAGCCATCCCTAG
- a CDS encoding YfgM family protein yields MAFEEYDKYEQSELVQKWLRDNGVSIIAGIVIGLVGIFGWQQWRNHQARNEGQASQLYQQMQIAQASGKPDTASQLTDQLMKDYAKSPFTVFAVSERAKQQVQAKQLDKAEASLKWAESHATAPALKSLTLLRIAQVELARDNGKEALATLDRIPADSYKGLAQELRGDVLVKLGRSDEARKAYQAALSALGEEAPQRGALQMKLDDLAVAGKQGA; encoded by the coding sequence ATGGCATTTGAAGAATACGACAAGTACGAACAGAGCGAGCTGGTTCAGAAGTGGCTGCGCGACAACGGCGTGTCGATCATCGCCGGCATCGTGATTGGCCTGGTCGGCATTTTCGGTTGGCAGCAGTGGCGCAACCACCAGGCCCGGAACGAAGGCCAGGCCTCCCAGCTCTACCAGCAGATGCAGATCGCGCAGGCGTCCGGCAAGCCGGATACCGCTTCGCAGCTGACCGACCAGCTGATGAAGGATTACGCGAAGTCGCCGTTCACCGTATTTGCCGTCAGCGAGCGCGCCAAGCAGCAGGTGCAGGCCAAGCAGTTGGACAAGGCCGAGGCATCGCTGAAATGGGCCGAGAGCCACGCCACCGCCCCGGCGTTGAAGTCGCTGACGCTGCTGCGCATCGCGCAGGTGGAACTGGCCCGCGACAACGGCAAGGAAGCGCTGGCCACGCTCGATCGCATCCCGGCCGACAGCTATAAGGGGCTGGCGCAGGAACTCCGCGGTGATGTGCTGGTCAAGCTTGGACGTTCCGACGAAGCACGCAAGGCCTATCAAGCGGCCTTGTCGGCGTTGGGCGAGGAAGCGCCGCAACGCGGTGCCTTGCAGATGAAACTCGATGATTTGGCCGTGGCCGGGAAGCAGGGTGCATGA